A DNA window from Camelina sativa cultivar DH55 chromosome 13, Cs, whole genome shotgun sequence contains the following coding sequences:
- the LOC104737756 gene encoding AT-hook motif nuclear-localized protein 7-like, with protein METSDRISSGGGGVTVIGPEAPSPYHMAPRPSETETPPHNHFLGSSLSPLDPPLPSSSGKKRRGRPRKYEPNGTPSSSSTTPLVKKRAQRPKLNGAFHFNIHKTTSPFPSSSSSGQKFGLESGVGSNFTPHIITVNTGEDITMRIISFSQQGPRAICILSANGVVSNVTLRQPDSCGGTLTYEGRFEILSLSGSFMETENQGGSRGRSGGMSVSLAGPDGRVVGGGVAGLFIAATPIQVVVGSFITSDQQDHLKPRKQRVEHTPATVLSLPTPPPPASVFSSSNPDREQPPSTFGMSSWTNGPRNSATDINISLPAD; from the exons ATGGAAACAAGCGACAGAATTAGCTCTGGTGGTGGTGGCGTGACTGTTATTGGACCAGAAGCTCCATCTCCGTATCACATGGCTCCTAGACCATCTGAGACTGAGACCCCCCCTCATAACCACTTCCTcggctcttctctctctcccttggATCCCCCTTTGCCTTCTTCCTCAGGCAAGAAGAGGAGGGGCAGGCCTCGTAAATATGAACCTAATGgcactccttcttcttcatcaacaacTCCTCTTGTCAAGAAACGAGCCCAAAGACCCAAGCTCAATGGTGCTTTTCATTTCAACATCCATAAGACCACCTCTcctttcccttcttcttcttcttctg GTCAAAAGTTTGGACTTGAGAGTGGTGTTGGATCAAATTTCACACCACATATAATCACAGTGAACACTGGTGAG GATATTACCATGAGGATCATCTCCTTTTCACAACAAGGACCACGAGCTATTTGTATCTTATCAGCAAATGGCGTGGTATCAAACGTTACTCTTCGCCAGCCCGATTCCTGTGGTGGTACTCTCACCTACGAG GGTCGGTTTGAGATACTGTCCCTGTCTGGTTCTTTCATGGAAACAGAGAACCAAGGAGGATCAAGAGGTCGGTCTGGTGGCATGAGCGTCTCTTTGGCGGGTCCTGATGGTCgtgttgttggtggtggtgtgGCCGGTTTGTTCATTGCTGCCACTCCGATTCAG GTTGTTGTTGGCAGTTTCATAACGAGTGATCAACAAGATCATCTGAAACCGAGGAAGCAAAGGGTTGAGCATACCCCTGCCACGGTCTTGTCATTGCCTACACCTCCTCCTCCAGCTTCAGTTTTCTCATCGTCAAACCCAGACAGGGAGCAGCCACCATCTACATTTGGTATGTCCAGCTGGACCAACGGACCGAGAAACTCCGCCACTGACATCAACATATCTTTACCAGCTGACTGA
- the LOC104738576 gene encoding uncharacterized protein LOC104738576 — MGRGMSMTKLSFFQVNSKCMAEMKEKQVSLQRKVDDLQAVIEHLKRGEPEVGENSAARSVTNRAHPKCLLLDYNGTGEIVAEALVMSSDPQDFVNGIPLGPNSYKVLVENAIKPDAFLCRPTTNILNMEQAVGEMLAWPDDNCIFHEDNAPKSPNTASANKCILLNWRGNEEVVVAEGRWQSKELDALVNGLPIGPNVVKVFVDVVLKPETFLWKPTTKISIIKDCLKTFVAWPEDKVVMV; from the exons ATGGGCAGAGGGATGAGTATGACAAAACTGTCTTTTTTCCAAGTCAACAGTAAGTGTATggctgaaatgaaagaaaagcaAGTTAGTTTACAAAGAAAAGTAGATGACTTACAAGCTGTCATTGAACATTTGAAG AGAGGAGAACCTGAGGTCGGGGAAAATTCAGCTGCAAGG AGTGTCACTAATAGAGCACATCCTAAGTGTTTGCTTCTGGATTATAATGGTACTGGTGAGATTGTTGCTGAAGCTCTTGTGATGTCTTCTGATCCTCAAGACTTTGTGAATGGGATTCCATTAGGGCCTAACTCCTATAAAGTGTTGGTAGAAAATGCAATCAAACCAGATGCATTCCTATGTAGACCTACAACTAACATCCTGAATATGGAACAAGCTGTTGGAGAAATGCTTGCTTGGCCAGATGACAATTGTATTTTCCACGAAGACAATGCGCCAAAg AGTCCAAATACAGCTTCTGCAAACAAGTGTATACTACTAAATTGGAGAGGAAATGAAGAAGTGGTTGTTGCTGAAGGACGTTGGCAGTCAAAAGAACTAGATGCATTGGTTAATGGACTTCCAATCGGACCTAATGTAGTAAAGGTATTTGTGGATGTGGTCTTGAAACCTGAGACATTTCTATGGAAACCTACAACAAAAATTAGTATCATTAAGGACTGTTTGAAGACTTTCGTAGCATGGCCAGAGGACAAAGTGGTAATGGTTTGA
- the LOC104737752 gene encoding ataxin-10-like, which produces MSSMEEACVPEGVLQPLLIASDLSYSLEDCLKYLLESSKTDSGRSDLASKAILPYILRLLQLLPSRHYLNLSLKVLRNLCAGEASNQNSFVDHGGSAIVSDLLAEKTKPTEEEDFETVRFGLQVLANVVLFGEEKRQRDVWLRFFPERFLSIAKIRRLETSDPLCMILYTCFDGCSELASQLCTSDGLTIVAETIRTSSSVGSVDDYWLKLLVSRICVEDHCFPQLFSKLYNKDAEDETRFTSEQAFLLRMVSDIANERIGKVSIPKDTTSSVLGLFKKSVDVFNFASSERSELPTGSTIVDVMGYSLVIIRDACAGGSLEELKKDNKDSVDTVELLLSSGLIDLLLDLLRKLDPPTTIKRALNQSPTSSSSSLNPCPYRGFRRDIVSVIGNCAYRRKEVQDEIRERDGLFLMLQQCVTDDDNPFLREWGLWCVRNLLEGNPENQQVVAELEIQGSADVPQLREIRLRVEIDPKTSRPKLVNDT; this is translated from the exons ATGTCATCAATGGAGGAAGCTTGTGTACCGGAAGGGGTGCTTCAGCCGCTGCTCATTGCTTCGGACTTATCCTACTCTCTAGAAGATTGCTTGAAGTATCTTCTAGAGTCTTCCAAGACCGATTCAGGCCGCTCCGATCTCGCTTCCAAGGCTATCCTTCCTTAtatccttcgtcttcttcagcttcttccttCCCGCCActatctcaatctctctctcaaggtCCTCCGCAACCTCTGCGCCGGCGAGGCTTCCAATCAAAACTCTTTCGTCGACCACGGCGGCTCTGCTATCGTCTCCGACTTGCTTGCCGAGAAAACCAAACccacggaggaggaggatttcGAGACTGTTCGATTCGGGTTGCAGGTTCTAGCCAACGTTGTACTGTTCGGCGAGGAGAAACGTCAGAGAGATGTGTGGCTTCGGTTTTTCCCGGAGAGGTTCTTGTCAATCGCTAAGATTAGGAGGCTTGAGACCTCTGATCCTCTCTGTATGATTTTGTATACTTGCTTTGATGGATGCTCTGAGCTTGCTTCTCAGCTTTGCACCAGTGATGGCCTCACCATCGTTGCTGAAACTATACGGACTTCATCTTCCG TTGGGTCTGTGGATGATTATTGGCTCAAGTTACTGGTTTCGAGAATCTGTGTTGAAGACCATTGTTTCCCACAGCTCTTCTCCAAGTTGTACAACAAGGATGCTGAAGATGAGACCAGGTTTACATCAGAGCAAGCCTTTCTTTTGAGGATGGTCTCTGATATTGCAAATGAGAGGATAGGAAAAGTGTCAATCCCTAAGGATACAACTTCTTCCGTTCTAGGATTATTCAAGAAATCTGTTGACGTTTTTAATTTTGCTTCAAGTGAAAGATCCGAGCTTCCTACGGGTTCAACTATAGTAGATGTAATGGGTTACTCTCTGGTAATAATAAGGGATGCTTGCGCTGGAGGAAGCCTTGAAGAGCTCAAGAAGGACAACAAGGATTCAGTTGATACTGTTGAATTGCTCTTGTCCTCTGGACTGATAGATCTCCTCCTTGATCTGCTTCGCAAACTTGATCCTCCAACAACAATAAAGAGGGCTCTAAACCAGAgtcctacttcttcttcttcttcattgaacCCCTGTCCGTACAGAGGATTCAGGAGAGATATAGTGTCTGTGATTGGGAACTGCGCCTACAGAAGGAAAGAGGTACAAGATGAGATCAGGGAGAGAGATGGGCTCTTTTTAATGTTGCAGCAGTGCGTGACAGATGATGACAACCCTTTCTTGAGAGAGTGGGGATTGTGGTGTGTGAGAAATCTGCTGGAAGGGAACCCAGAGAACCAGCAAGTGGTCGCCGAGTTGGAGATTCAAGGATCTGCGGATGTGCCTCAACTCCGTGAAATTCGTCTCAGAGTTGAAATTGATCCTAAAACATCCAGACCAAAGCTTGTCAATGACACCTGA
- the LOC104737753 gene encoding subtilisin-like protease SBT4.14, with product MGRSKYSCHHHLLVLIIILLEVLWISPGYTSAEDEHAKDFYIIYLGDGPDNTDEAIKTHINLLSSLNISQEEARDRKVHSYTKAFNAFAAKLSPNEAKKMMEMEEVVGVYRNEYRQLHTTKSWDFVGLPLTAKRHVKTERNVIIGVLDTGITPESESFQDHGLGPPPAKWKGSCGPYTNFTGCNNKIIGAKYFKHDGNVPTGEIRSPIDIDGHGTHTSSTVAGVLVSNASLYGIANGTARGAVPSARLAMYKVCWARSGCADMDILAGFEAAIHDGVDIISISIGGPIADYSSDSISVGSFHAMRKGILTVASAGNDGPSSGTVTNHEPWILTVAASGIDRTFKSKIDLGNGKSFSGMGISMFNPKAKSYPLVSGVDAAKTKDDKYLARYCFSDSLDRKKVKGKVMVCRMGGGGVESTVKSYGGAGAIIVNDQYLDNAQIFMAPATSVNSSIGDAIYRYINSTRSPSAVIQKTRQVTVPAPFVASFSSRGPNPGSTRLLKPDIAAPGIDILAAFTLKRSLTGLDGDTQFSKFTILSGTSMACPHVAGVAAYVKSFHPDWTPAAIKSAIITSAKPISSRVNKDAEFAYGGGQINPRRAASPGLVYDMDDMSYVQFLCGEGYNATTLAPLVGSRSVSCSSIVPGLGHDSLNYPTIQLTLRSAKTSTLAVFRRRVTNVGPASSVYNVTVRAPKGVEITVEPQSLTFSKVSQKRSFKVVVKGKQMSPGKIVSGLLVWKSPRHSVRSPIVIYSPSSD from the exons ATGGGAAGGTCAAAATATtcatgtcatcatcatcttctcgttcttattattattcttcttgaAGTTCTTTGGATATCACCAGGATATACTTCGGCCGAAGATGAACATGCAAAG GATTTCTATATCATATACTTGGGAGATGGACCGGATAATACAGACGAGGCTATCAAGACACACATAAATCTTCTATCGTCTTTGAATATAag ccaagaagaagcaagagataGAAAGGTACATAGTTACACTAAAGCCTTCAATGCTTTTGCTGCTAAGCTTTCTCCAAATGAAGCCAAGAAGATGATGG AGATGGAAGAAGTTGTTGGTGTGTACCGAAATGAATATCGCCAACTCCACACAACAAAATCATGGGATTTCGTTGGACTTCCTCTAACAGCAAAAAGACAtgtaaaaacagagagaaatgtTATTATCGGTGTTCTTGATACAG GAATAACGCCAGAGTCAGAGAGTTTCCAAGACCATGGTCTCGGCCCTCCCCCGGCTAAATGGAAAGGATCGTGTGGACCTTATACAAATTTCACCGGATGCAACAA CAAAATAATCGGCGCCAAGTACTTCAAGCACGACGGAAATGTGCCTACCGGCGAAATCCGATCACCGATCGATATCGACGGCCATGGGACGCATACGTCATCAACCGTAGCCGGCGTTCTAGTCTCAAACGCTAGTCTCTATGGCATAGCAAATGGTACCGCCCGCGGCGCGGTTCCGTCGGCGAGGCTGGCGATGTACAAGGTTTGTTGGGCGAGATCCGGCTGTGCCGACATGGACATCCTCGCTGGGTTCGAGGCGGCGATTCACGACGGTGTGGACATAATATCCATCTCTATCGGGGGTCCAATAGCGGATTACTCTTCCGATTCGATATCGGTCGGGTCGTTTCACGCGATGAGGAAAGGGATCCTAACGGTGGCGTCCGCTGGGAATGACGGACCGAGCTCAGGGACTGTAACGAACCATGAGCCGTGGATACTGACGGTTGCGGCAAGCGGAATCGATCGGACGTTCAAGAGCAAGATAGATCTCGGCAACGGCAAATCATTCTCT GGGATGGGAATAAGCATGTTTAACCCAAAAGCCAAGTCGTATCCGCTTGTTAGTGGTGTTGATGCTGCTAAGACCAAAGACGACAAGTACTTAGCCAG GTACTGCTTCTCTGATTCTTTGGACCGTAAAAAGGTGAAAGGGAAAGTGATGGTGTGTAGAATGGGAGGAGGTGGTGTGGAGTCGACTGTTAAAAGCTATGGAGgtgctggtgccatcattgttAATGATCAGTATCTTGATAACGCTCAGATTTTCATGGCACCAGCCACAAGTGTTAATAGCTCCATTGGCGATGCCATCTACCGTTATATCAACTCCACAAG ATCACCATCGGCTGTGATTCAGAAAACCCGGCAAGTGACGGTCCCTGCTCCCTTTGTTGCTTCTTTTTCATCTAGAGGTCCCAACCCGGGATCAACACGCCTTCTCAAG CCTGATATCGCTGCACCCGGGATTGATATATTGGCGGCCTTCACTCTCAAGAGATCATTGACTGGATTAGATGGTGACACCCAATTCTCAAAATTCACCATCCTGTCTGGTACCTCAATGGCATGCCCCCATGTTGCTGGTGTAGCTGCTTACGTCAAGTCTTTTCATCCTGATTGGACACCTGCTGCCATCAAATCCGCCatcatcacctcag caaAACCGATAAGCAGTAGAGTGAACAAGGACGCAGAGTTCGCTTATGGAGGAGGCCAAATAAACCCAAGACGAGCGGCTAGCCCTGGCTTAGTCTACGACATGGACGACATGTCCTATGTTCAGTTCTTGTGCGGAGAAGGCTACAACGCAACCACTCTAGCTCCACTTGTGGGGTCACGCTCCGTGAGCTGTTCCTCCATTGTCCCTGGACTCGGCCACGACTCCCTCAACTACCCAACAATCCAACTGACGTTGAGATCTGCCAAAACGTCCACACTGGCTGTGTTCAGGCGGAGAGTGACCAACGTGGGACCAGCGTCGTCAGTGTACAACGTGACCGTGAGGGCACCCAAAGGAGTAGAAATAACAGTGGAGCCACAGAGTTTGACGTTCTCAAAGGTATCACAGAAGAGGAGCTTCAAAGTGGTGGTGAAGGGCAAACAAATGAGTCCCGGAAAGATTGTGTCAGGCTTGCTCGTGTGGAAGAGTCCACGTCACTCTGTCCGGAGCCCCATTGTTATCTACAGCCCTAGTTCGGATTGA
- the LOC104737754 gene encoding LOB domain-containing protein 30-like, with protein sequence MSSSGNPSSSGGGGGPCGACKFLRRKCVAGCIFAPYFDFEQGAAHFAAVHKVFGASNVSKLLLHIPEHKRPDAVVSICFEAQARLRDPIYGCVSHIVSLQQQVVSLQTELSYLQAHLATLELPQPMAPVSSSGSLQALSITDLPTISPSLYDLSSFFEPVMSSTWAMQQQPRPSDHVFGVPSSSSIIGGGGEIQALAPEFIHGGQMPAQPSLGTSGSASTVIKRE encoded by the exons atgaGCAGTAGTGGAAACCCTAGCAGcagcggtggaggaggaggacctTGCGGCGCGTGCAAGTTCTTGAGACGCAAGTGCGTCGCTGGCTGCATCTTCGCGCCTTACTTCGACTTCGAGCAAGGGGCGGCGCACTTCGCGGCGGTTCACAAGGTGTTCGGAGCTAGCAACGTCTCCAAACTCCTCCTCCATATTCCCGAGCATAAACGACCAGACGCCGTCGTTTCAATCTGTTTCGAGGCTCAGGCTCGTCTCAGAGACCCTATTTACGGCTGCGTCTCTCACATCGTCTCTCTTCAGCAACAG gTGGTAAGTTTGCAAACTGAGCTTTCATATCTACAAGCACACTTAGCAACTCTAGAGCTGCCACAACCAATGGCTCCGGTGTCGTCTTCTGGATCTCTCCAGGCTCTTTCCATAACGGACCTCCCGACGATATCGCCGTCCCTCTACGATCTCTCCTCCTTTTTCGAGCCGGTCATGTCCTCCACGTGGGCAATGCAGCAACAACCACGACCGTCTGATCATGTCTTCGGCGTCCCGTCATCGTCCAGCATCATCGGCGGAGGTGGTGAGATCCAAGCACTGGCGCCTGAGTTTATTCACGGTGGACAAATGCCGGCTCAGCCATCGCTGGGAACCAGTGGTTCTGCCTCAACAGTGATAAAACGAGAATGA
- the LOC104738574 gene encoding DEAD-box ATP-dependent RNA helicase 18-like, with amino-acid sequence MLKNGVFFFVDRCRLFSFVIEEEFHTRLGIANWELRFSNLEPPLSGDIIEALSQSNFGFSTPVQAATIPLLCRYKDIAVDAATGSGKTLAFVLPLVEILRTSTSYPPKPHQVMGVIISPTRELSTQAKR; translated from the exons ATGCtaaaaaa cggtgttttcttttttgttgatcGCTGTCGTCTTTTCTCTTTCGTCATCGAGGAAGAGTTTCATACGAG ATTAGGAATTGCTAATTGGGAATTGCGTTTCTCCAACCTCGAACCTCCACTCTCTGGAGATATCATTGAGGCGCTTAGTCAATCTAATTTCGGGTTCAGCACTCCGGTTCAAGCCGCCACGATTCCTTTACTATGCCGTTACAAGGATATCGCCGTCGACGCTGCCACTGGCTCTGGAAAAACACTAGCTTTCGTCCTCCCACTCGTTGAAATCCTCCGTACATCCACCTCCTACCCTCCGAAGCCTCACCAG GTCATGGGGGTGATTATATCGCCAACAAGAGAGCTATCAACGCAG GCCAAGAGGTGA